Sequence from the Gemmatimonadales bacterium genome:
ATCGCGGCGTGGGAGAAGCGACTCGCGGAGCTGGAGTCGGCGGGTACGGGTCTCGACGCCGCGGCTCTCGCGTTCAGCTCCGGAATGGGCGCGGTCTCCGCCGCGGTCCTGGCTTGCGTGGAGCAGCGCGACCACGTGGTGGCCGTGCAGCCGCTGTACGGCGGCACCGCCGAGCTGTTCCGCGATCTTCTGCCGCGCTACGGAGTAGCGGTGACGCAGCTGGCCTGCGGCGATCTCGCCGGTCTGGAGGCGGCGGCGCGCGAGCCCCGGACCAAGGTCGTGTACGTGGAGTCTCCGGCGAACCCCACGCTCGACATCATCGACATCCGCCACGCGGCTGGTGTCGCGCACGCAGCCGGCGCCCGGCTCATCGTGGACAACACCTTCGCCACGCCGATCTTCCAGCAGCCCTTGGCCCTCGGCGCGGACCTGGTGGTGCAGTCGACGTCCAAGTTCCTGGGTGGGCACGGCACCGTGATCGGTGGAGGGGTCATCGGAACGGACCGAGATCTGCTCGCGGGCCCGGTGTCGATGATGCGCAAGCTGATCGGTTCCGTCCCCAGCCCGCATGATGCGTGGCTCCTCTACCAGGGGTCGAAGACGCTCGCGTTGCGGGTGGAGCGGATGGCGCAGACGGCGCGGCGGCTGGCCGCGGAGCTGGCGCAGCACGGCGGGGTGATGTGGGTGCGCTACCCGGGCCTCGCGGACGACCCGGGTCACGAGGTCGCATCCCGGCAGATGAGCGGCTTCGGCTCGGTGATCGCCTTTGGGATCAGGGGCGGCATGGAGGCCGGAGCGAGGTTCATGGACGAGCTCAAGGTCGCGAAGCGCGCGGTGAGCCTGGGATGTACCGACACGCTGGTGGAGCATCCGGCGTCCATGACGCACGTGCACCTCACGCCGGAGGAACGGGCGGCGGGAGGAATAACCGACGATCTGATCCGGGTATCTGTCGGACTGGAGCCGGTGGAGTCCCTGGTGAGTGATCTGACGGAGGCGCTGGAGCGCGCTAGTCCCCCGATTCGGGCAGCAGCCGCGCGGTCGCCGTCCCGACGAGACGGCTCGCGGCGAGCACCGCAACCACGAACATGAGCGTCGTCAGCTGGCTCCACGCGCCGTACGCGGACTGTAGGAAGAAGTAGTAGCCGACCTTGGTGCCCACTTCGAGGTGTCGCGCGAAGATGTAGGCTGAAGCCAGGAACGGCGCCGCGCTGGCCAGGACCACTAGGATGCTGGCCGCACTGGTGATCGGGCGGCGTGTGGGGCCTATCCACGGCCAGAGCCAGGCCGGCAGCACGAAGAGCGTGACCGCCGCGAACGGGTTCTGCGCGACGGCGAGCGCGGCGAGAGCGAGCAGGGTGGAGAGCGCGGCGGCGCGTCCCGCCAAGGGGTGGGCAGCGGCGAGCCCTGCCCGACGGCGCAGCCAGCCCAGCGCGAACGCCACCGCGACCAACGCGCCGAGGGTGACGATCACCGGACCCCACCTCACGGCGAACAGGAACGGGTCCCGCACCGTCGCCGGATAAAGCTCGTACCTGGGCAGCATTCCCGTTTCGACCGTCAGTCCCAGCACGGCGAGACCCACCACGCCAACGAGCCACCAGCTGCCCGCCCGCACGATCTCGGAGCGGATCGCGGCACGCG
This genomic interval carries:
- a CDS encoding PLP-dependent aspartate aminotransferase family protein, whose protein sequence is MSSDPWLACDALQKDPYGSHEPPIYQTSTFVFDSTADAAAIFSGGKPGFVYTRLGNPTIAAWEKRLAELESAGTGLDAAALAFSSGMGAVSAAVLACVEQRDHVVAVQPLYGGTAELFRDLLPRYGVAVTQLACGDLAGLEAAAREPRTKVVYVESPANPTLDIIDIRHAAGVAHAAGARLIVDNTFATPIFQQPLALGADLVVQSTSKFLGGHGTVIGGGVIGTDRDLLAGPVSMMRKLIGSVPSPHDAWLLYQGSKTLALRVERMAQTARRLAAELAQHGGVMWVRYPGLADDPGHEVASRQMSGFGSVIAFGIRGGMEAGARFMDELKVAKRAVSLGCTDTLVEHPASMTHVHLTPEERAAGGITDDLIRVSVGLEPVESLVSDLTEALERASPPIRAAAARSPSRRDGSRRAPQPRT